ttataaaatattttgaagttgATATTTCAAAAATAGTTTTGAAAAGTAAAGTGAGTCAAATATACGAGTTAGGAACCTAGtgttatataaaagtatataaaaacgaTTCCAGGGACAAGTGTCTGTGTCTTAGAGGTAGACATCAAAGAGTGTCAACTGGTTACAACTGTTTTTACCGAAGCCTTTGTAAAGAAGGATAATTTCACTAGTTTAGAATTTTTAACATCAACATTAGTTTTGTAGACGCACGTTTGgcgtaaatacaaagttaaatcctggtatctataatgagttcatttacaaccattgggtcgatgacactgctggtgtaGTTTTaattcctcgagggtatcaccatcccagtagtcagcacttcgacatgaataatcattgatatggtcatattttaaaatttactgtttacaaaacttttgaatttttgaaatactacggcttttctacctcaggaatagattaccttagctgtatttggcaaaacttttaggaattttggtcttcaatgctcttcaacttcgtactttatttggcctatttaaCTTGTTTTCAAtcgggattcgagcgtcactgatgagtctttagtagtcgaaacacgcgtctgacgtaaataaaaagtttaatcctggtatctatgatgagattatttacagatgttcaaatttaattccttagaatgaaattcaaaacagtgtagctgtggccattgattgacacattaaaatcatccattgactgggacaatttaggtgaacgtttgtatgtaacgaccaatgctcactatgtactttttaaagacacttaaactatggggtcaccaaaggttctcaacacctaaataaagtaattcgaaaaattaatcagaaataacacgatattttgatttatatcaattatataaatcaaaacacaaaggttattcctgattaatttttcgaattattttataattaaaggcgttaagaaacctttggtgaccccacagtttgaatgtctatcgtaggtacgtcgtgaacagtggtcgttacagacaaacgctcacgtaaattgtcccagtcaatggatgattttaatgtgtcaatcaatggccacagctacactgttttgaatttcattctataataaattcccgACTGCATCTCACATTAACACTTTTGCTCCTCACTTAACACTACTACTCCTCGTTATGTATTTTCCATttacaaaataagtaaacataCCCTGTCAACTGTAGCAATAGCACACCATCGAGAAGCAGCATCATCGTTACTCCATACACGAGCAGTAGCAATACCCCATATTAGAGCAGCAGCGGCAAACGTTTCTTTTAAAAGAGTGAAGCCCTCACACCAGTATTAATAGCCTTATCAGTTCCCCTAACCAAATCCCTATTGGAAATATTATACAACAGGGAAACGCATATATCTGTCGTTGTAAATATTCCGTAGAGAGAGAAAAAAGAAAGCCACAGGAAAATATTATTCGTAATTCATTTGAACTCATCTTAGAAACCTCAAACTATGAGTTCGTGACCTTGTGGTTAAGACCAATATCCATAGTGATGAAGGTCCCAAGTCTTCAAGCCCTGGACATTTAAGTACCTTTATAGAGTGATTTTTACTCTTCCAAACACATCTCGGGTACCCataccggagtttaaactagcaTAGGTACTTTGGGAGCTTCAGTCAAAGTGACCCACGGCTTTAACTTGGCGATCAGTTTTCAGATATTTCTTCGGTGTGGCTGTTATCACTGAGGAGGAGCCCgatggttctctccgagtacttcacagaggcggatttagggggagggCCCCCCTTTTTAGAacaaaatttggttgcttatatagggaatcactgaagcgtaacGAGAtcgggccccacttatgaaaatttctggatccgccactgcttcgTCTTCATCCACCACAATAATAGACTTCCTGGTGTCTTAATACTATCTTGGGAATTTGGATGTTTCTGTAACTTCATTGGACTTGAGAACAGAATCTTACAGAAAGCACCaacatcttcttctttttgttGCCGAACTTTAAAAGGTTGACATCACAGAAAATACCTGCATACAGAatttgactgatttttttttgtacaaaataccTTATGGAGATCCGATGTCCATATACATTACCTTAACAATCGAGGACATTAAAGATAACGGCCTTCTGTCAGTCACATATAtgtgaccagccacgacatatccaggcttatggaggtagaacgtgaCTAGCCACTTCCAGGCTTAGGAGGGTACAGtgtctaaaatttgctttttgtatatttatctagaatattccgaaacaaaactctctgtcatgttattatgacatatttgttgtaatagcaatgaaaaGAGTCATTTCGAATAtcggtatgaaaatgagactgttctatgacggcttttatttattgaaggcactaatttataaaatacaaaactattgtatttattggctcttagtaatgttcaatagcgtatttgaataaaatttcaaagacttaaatttactacaatacaaacaattcttagctctattttaaaatctaaaattgaactgtgaaaaaaataatcaaatacactGCAAGCTTCCCGCTTGGGAACTTTCATTGTTATATCCGGTTGTTATCCCAAGTGGTGAATGAAATACAGTATTTCTTCAAACCAACAAAACTGTTATGATTTTTTCGGTCACATTTCGATTTAAACGACTTGTTATATATTCTTTGGCCTCTTTCCCTATTAAAAGTTCACCCACGACATATCCTGTTGATGATGCGACGGATGGAAAACCTCTCGCCACGATATATCCTGTGTGATGATGCGACGGATGGAAAACTTCTCGCCACGTTATATCCTGTGTGATGATGCGACGGAGGGAAAATCTCTCGCCACGATATATCCTGTGTGATGATGCGACGGATGGAAAACCTCTCGCCACGATATATCCTGTGTGATGATCGGATGTAAAACCTCTTGCCACGACATATTATCTGTGATGATGCGACGGATGGAAAACCTCTCGCCACGATATATCTTGTGTGATGATGCGACGGATGGAAAACCTCTCGCCACGATATATCTTGTGTGATGATGCGACGGATGGAAAACCTCTCGCCACGATATATCCTGTGTGATGATGCAACGGATGGAAAACCTCTCGCCACGACATATCCTGTGTGATGATGCGACGGATGGAAAACCTCTCGCCACGACATATCCTGTGTGATGATGCGACGGATGGAAAACCTCTCGCCACGATATATCCTGTGTGATGATGCGACGGATGGAAAACCTCTCGCCACGACATATCCTGTGTGGTGATGCGACGGATGGAAAACCTCTCGCCACGATATATTCTGTGTGATGATGCGACGGATGgaaaacaccaatcaatcagtTAACTTATCATGTATTAACAAAATGTATctaaaatactaaaattacgaggtccaatttgtcagccgtcatcacgtaaaaacgacgaatcaaagaattcaactttatatgtaACTAATATAGttcaaaggtgtagattaaaaattacaccactccaggaccttttgttttccacgtaattaatattgccaataattaagaagttccgggtcgagtccgataccgataccaatagtatattcacctttTACCGataaccttatctgtacgttccgcatctgacaggcgcaccaccaaacggtgtattcaggattaatatgctatatagtattacacgggtcataatcacagggttgacactacttaattgtcaaattgttacctattgtagtgttttaatcagttagactttctaagaaaacaatacgaatactaaaaatctggactaaaataagccgtattggtacagttttcaatttgttagcgggcatgacgtaaaacagccaatcaaagaattcaactttatttataactaatataggacaatgctgttgattaaaaattactcaattccaggaccttttgttttccaaataattaatattatcaataattgataagttccagttcgacgggttcaaacagaaagatttgaaagcagagaaaactgtgtatcttataatcggcatgactttaatactaatactaaaataaggcttgcgcatagttatatactttaattcagtcacggacccgcgatatcacgggtgtgttctagtaaaggTTAAAActtataaacataaacttaaacaaataaaacaaccattgtgtTACGACTTTGTACTTCTTTTGTGTTCGTATTCTCTTATGAAGGATGAATATTTCAAACATGTTCAGAACAATTCAATAATACATACAATAGGTCCTGTAATATATATGCCGTACGGGATGAAGGTTGTTGAAAATTTGAGTTACACTGGAAAATGAGGGCATATTGGATTTGGACAGAAATGTGCCTTTACAACAGGACACCTAAGAACCTCTCAAAGAGTGGTTGTGAGGGTTTTTAAAGTGAAATGAGTTACATACATCGTTGAACAGATACCATCCGATTCTGACGATTTGAAGAGAGAGAAAGCCAATTAAAGATCATAATCTACActaaatagaatcatattcaaaacagtgtagctgtggccattgattgacaaccttaaattatcccattgactggggcagattatgtgaacgtttgtctgtaacaaccgctgctcactatgaacttgttaaaggcacttaaactgtggggtcacgaaaggttttaaataaagaaattagaaaaactaatcaggaataacacgatgttttgatttatatcaataatatatatcaaatcataaagttattcctgattaatttttcgaactattttaatattaaaggcgttaagaacctttggtgaccccatagtttaaattctataataagtaagaagtgagcagttgtcgttacagacacacgttcacctaatctgccccagtcaatgggataatttaaggttgtcaatcaatggccacagctacactgttttgaatatgattctagtaGCTACATTTTATAAGGCGTCACAATCAAATAATTAACTATTATCTTAAACTTAGAATATAATGAAATTAAGAAGAATCTGACCTTACATGACTTTGAGTTTTTTCCACCACTTGCCACGTGCTACACCCGTGCTACCTATATCCGGTGGTGATGCTACACAGGGTTTTCCACCACCTAGTGGCTACCTAAATCCGGTGGTAATGCTACACAGTGGGGTTTTTTTCACCACTTTGTGGCTACCTATATCCGGTGGTGATGCTACACAGTGATATTTTCTTCTTCTGCTTCTCTATGTGTAGTTTTCTGTCTGTCTTAAACACTATGTCTTTTTTATTCGTAtctttggcacaacattttggaattttgggtcctcaatgctctttcaactttgtacttcttttgGCTTTCtgactattttaatctgagcgtcaccaCTGATGaatattatgtagacgaaacgcgcgtctggcgtatcaaattataagcatgGACTTGGTACCTTTCATAATTATTTGCATGTCAAGAGAGAAAATCAGGAATTAAACTAAGTTTTCTTTAATACCATGAGTTCGAATCACTGTAtcgttttgtttggttttttttgcagCTCATTGATTCTAGCTGGAGAATATGGACATTTAGTTTTAACAGACAAACACATTATTGCTTCATTACATTCAATGATATACTACTTGGATATTAGATTGAGATCAACGTACCTGAAATGTGAAGGTTGTTACAAGTCTAATGAAAAAAGCGTGAAGTTATCTAGCTGGATAAATGCAACGACATATTATGTTGTACGGATATACAAAAAACAACTACTGAATCATAAGTTTATCGAAATAATCTGCTGTTATAACCCCAATGAGTTTGATGACATacatggaaattaaaaaaaataacacattacATACTACATCgcaaaaatacaaatatactagacatgaatttgtatatatatatatatatatatgtatattagtaCATATCATTCGGTTGATGAATCCACTCTCCTCAGTGACGAtgacattttaataaattaaattataaaaatgtgtaATGAGAAAAACGACTAATACTTTTTCggagaaaattcaaataaatgaaattaaatacgTGATCGAGTAACGAAGAGTTGACTTTAAATTCGATAGAATAACCGGATTTAAATGGCACTCCCCCATTGGTCAATAATTATTTATACAGTATAAATTCATAGGCGATGAACCGGATTCAATTTATATTTCTTACCTTTCGTGTGTTTGTGAAAAGATCTTTCAATAACATTTAAGACTGTAAACGCATCATATCGAAAGGAAAAGAAACTCtgaaatttaaagtaaaaaataaccaaaatggcAAGATCTAAAAAGAAGATAGAGATTTATGCTACTCCAGAAAGCAAAGAAAATCCAGTGAATTTAGTTTCAATATCAGGACATGAAAATAAGGCATATTTGAATGACAGTACATATGATAATATATCGGACAGCAGTGGGGTTTCTAGCATCGAAGAGTCTAAGAAAGATGATGGAAAGCCACCAGTCGTCGATATTGAGAGAAAAGATAAACATTCGgactttcaaatgaaaaaatcattGAATCTTCTTCACTGCGTTGCTATCATGATTGCTGTGACGGGACATTCCTCAATTTTTATATCTCCTGCTGCAATACTGAAGTCTGCAGGGTCTATAGGCGCATCGTTAATTGTATGGCTTGTTGGCGGACTTATTAATATGATGTTAGCGTTGTGTTTTGCCGAACTTGGAACAATGCTACCAAAAGCTGGTGGTCCGTATGCCTATGTTATGAGGACGTTTGGTCCATTACCAGGCTTCTTAATTTTGTGGGGATATGTTGTTTTAATATCTGGTCCGTTTTGGGCATTTTTATCTTACACCGCAGCTTTGTATATTTTCCAACCATTCTTTCCCGACTGTGAGGCTCCAGACAATGCAGTGAAACTTTTAGCTGGATGGATAATgagtaagaatatttttgtttattcgcTTAATTTCTTTAGCTAGACTGTgtataaatcaattataaaaaaagttcaatAAACGAAATAGAAAACAGGcaataaggggtaaaaatcaacaCGCCATATCTAGAATTTCAAAGGAGGTTTTACtgggaaatataaaaaaagagatatgGTATGACTGCGAATGGGACAACTGTCCACGAGGGACCAAAGGACAAGAATTTAAACAGCTATATATAATAACCCTATGTAACAAGAAAAACGTCTTCATTGTTCTTGTGtatttatttctttatcttttcgTTATTAAAAGGACTACAATGTTGTGTTAATTATGTCACTACACATAACAGCAAGAACAAGATAACCTTAGTGTCGAATGCAGTAGTCTTTGGTATCCGCTAACTACTGCTAAAAATAATTCATAACATCTACGcgagtaaataaataaattttacttGTAATCGTAGTTCTGATAAGTTGTGCTGGAAATAAATTGAAactcaaattattgtttttgtttcatagTAACATTTGTAGTCATCAACTGTGTATACATGAAGTACGTCACCAAAATACAGACGCTGCTTTCCAGTACAAAAGTCTTAGCTCTATTGATAATTATAGCATCAGGGATCGTTAACTTCACACAAGGTATGTTTTCACTAAAACTCAGAATTGAGattggaaaaggggaatgtgtcaaagagacaacaacccaaccaaagagcagacgtCAGCTGAAGGCATAAATtattggcgtccagaatatgaaccagcactTAGGTATTGAATAATATAGAATTGATAAAATTGTCCGGCTAAAACATCAAACGCTATCCGTTATAAAGTACGGTTTTATACTAATAAGATGTGTATGTATCATAATGATACGACAAATGAAatatattagtattttttttatgtttgtcgTTAGCTCAAAATTCCAATAGCGATATATGTTTTGCAAAACTAGCTACATGTATAGAATATATTTAGTTAAATGTGATCAAGAattaacatacatatacaaacaGAAGACAAATAGAGcctctttaatttaaaaaaaaaaaacgcggcGACAAGAATTGTCATGATGAAATAACAATGTTTATAGTAACGGATTTCCCCCTATTCACGTTGCACTTCAAACGAGAAGATTTCGTATAAGTGTGTCTTTTTTAATGCTTCTAAACGCAAACGttgtatgatatatttctatCGTTTTAAATAAATGCGTGAATGAACACTTtcacaatatatttattttagggGACACTGAAAACTTCGAGGATATTTTTGAAGGAACAACTAAAGAACCAGGAGAATTTGCTGTTGCAATATTTTATTCCATCTTCTCTTACGGCGGATGGTAATGTATTCTATTATAAAAACACATTCGAGTCCAATCTTAAAAACGACAACGGCCCTGTCAGTAGGTAGCGTGCTTGCCTCGAGTGTGGAGCTAGCTCATTTGAGTTGGATCCCCAGCCGAATCACCAAAACACATAAATACTAACTAGTGCATTTGTACTAACATTTGCTGCCTTTACACAATACACGTGACATTTCGGAGAACCAGAAATGCTACTCGGTTTAAGTTCAAATATGTTTcccattatatatatttataatacatgtcGTCATTCTGAATGCTCATGTAATATTTGCGACTCGACGTAAAGCAGCTATCAATAATCAATTAATaattagtttaaatatatttatttattatggattgggaaacaagtttttgcaaCTTATTTTAATCCCTGTTCACTTTGCTGGTACGAGTGCTGCCTTATAGTGGCATTATCCTGCGCTTTTAATCATTAGAACACCAAGACCGTTTAACGTCTCTAAAATGAATAGTGTAATGAATTTTATCTACATACTCAATATATGTATCAAATGTAACcccgacacattttttttaatattctacaGGCAGGTTATGACCAGTCTAATGGAAGAAGTCAAAAAGCCAGAAAAGTAAGCATCTTTATAATCCTTTTAAAGGTCACTGATTAAAAATCC
The window above is part of the Mytilus galloprovincialis chromosome 4, xbMytGall1.hap1.1, whole genome shotgun sequence genome. Proteins encoded here:
- the LOC143073213 gene encoding Y+L amino acid transporter 2-like, giving the protein MARSKKKIEIYATPESKENPVNLVSISGHENKAYLNDSTYDNISDSSGVSSIEESKKDDGKPPVVDIERKDKHSDFQMKKSLNLLHCVAIMIAVTGHSSIFISPAAILKSAGSIGASLIVWLVGGLINMMLALCFAELGTMLPKAGGPYAYVMRTFGPLPGFLILWGYVVLISGPFWAFLSYTAALYIFQPFFPDCEAPDNAVKLLAGWIMITFVVINCVYMKYVTKIQTLLSSTKVLALLIIIASGIVNFTQGDTENFEDIFEGTTKEPGEFAVAIFYSIFSYGGWQVMTSLMEEVKKPEKDLPRSVFIAMIAVITKYILANVAYFTLMSPSEVVASNAVALVYIHRFYKPLTVVISVFVALTSIGALNASIMGHSRLIFAGARVGHMPTILGMIHKKYLTPWPAIFLLLAWGLTMLYTGGVTDMMEFISLFSTIMGIAVVSSLLYLRITKPKLPRPYQTMLFVPVSMFIVNIAVLVLAIYQKPHKMGIGLAILFSGIPIYWFGVLWNPKPLPFKELTESLTVFMQKILMIEKTS